Proteins encoded in a region of the Variovorax sp. PAMC 28711 genome:
- the argB gene encoding acetylglutamate kinase, whose translation MTDPVLNIPPRDKAEILAQALPYIRKFHGKTIVIKYGGNAMTDPALQADFAEDVVLLKLVGMNPVVVHGGGPQIEAALNRLGKKGEFVQGMRVTDEETMEVVEWVLAGQVQQDIVGLINQAGGKAVGLTGRDGGLIRAQKLKLADRTDPTLHHDVGQVGDIVAIDPSVVKALQDDAFIPVISPIGFGEDNESYNINADVVAGKLATVLKAEKLMLLTNTPGVLDKAGNLLTNLSAREIDELFADGTISGGMLPKIEGALDAAKSGVNAVHIIDGRVPHAMLLEILTDQAYGTMIRAR comes from the coding sequence ATGACCGATCCCGTCCTCAACATCCCGCCGCGCGACAAGGCCGAGATCCTGGCCCAGGCGCTGCCGTACATCCGCAAGTTCCACGGCAAGACCATCGTCATCAAGTACGGCGGCAACGCCATGACCGACCCCGCGCTGCAGGCCGATTTCGCCGAAGACGTGGTGCTCTTGAAGCTCGTCGGCATGAACCCGGTGGTGGTGCACGGCGGCGGCCCGCAGATCGAAGCCGCGCTCAACCGGCTCGGCAAGAAGGGCGAGTTCGTCCAGGGCATGCGCGTGACCGACGAAGAGACGATGGAAGTCGTCGAATGGGTGCTGGCCGGACAGGTTCAGCAAGACATCGTCGGCCTCATCAACCAGGCCGGCGGCAAGGCCGTGGGCCTGACCGGGCGCGATGGCGGGCTGATCCGCGCGCAGAAGCTCAAGCTGGCCGACCGCACCGATCCCACCTTGCACCACGACGTGGGGCAGGTCGGCGACATTGTCGCCATCGACCCCAGCGTGGTGAAGGCGCTGCAGGACGACGCGTTCATCCCGGTCATCAGCCCGATCGGCTTCGGCGAGGACAACGAGAGCTACAACATCAACGCCGACGTGGTCGCCGGCAAGCTCGCCACGGTGCTCAAGGCCGAGAAGCTCATGCTGCTCACCAACACGCCGGGCGTGCTCGACAAGGCCGGGAACCTGCTCACCAATCTCAGTGCGCGCGAGATCGACGAACTCTTCGCCGACGGCACGATCTCCGGCGGCATGCTGCCGAAGATCGAGGGTGCGCTCGATGCGGCCAAGAGCGGGGTGAACGCGGTCCACATCATCGACGGCCGCGTGCCGCACGCGATGCTGCTCGAGATCCTCACCGACCAGGCGTACGGCACGATGATCCGCGCGCGCTGA
- a CDS encoding glycosyltransferase, with protein MPMPPSDSSFEPKPITVSIVSHGQLALVRPLLEQLDRYSHAVVEKVVLTINIPEADALAGDIWRFPVERIVNSEAKGFGANHNGAFRHCKTPWFLVLNPDIRFDNDVLGPLRDQAAARSGLLTPRILEPGKAAPEQHRAVITPLEIVSRKRHDYVRPAVPAWIPGLFMLFRSKAYGGIEGFDERFFMYGEDFDICARLRLAGWNLQVAEDLLALHDARRASHRSKRHLYWHLSSLLRVWASATFWRYRKLPTQS; from the coding sequence ATGCCGATGCCCCCCTCCGATTCCAGTTTCGAGCCCAAGCCGATCACCGTCTCCATCGTGAGCCACGGCCAGCTGGCGCTCGTGCGTCCGTTGCTCGAACAGCTCGACCGATACAGCCATGCGGTCGTGGAGAAAGTCGTGCTGACGATCAACATCCCGGAGGCGGACGCACTGGCCGGCGACATCTGGCGATTTCCGGTCGAGCGCATCGTGAACAGCGAGGCGAAGGGCTTCGGTGCCAACCACAACGGCGCGTTCCGGCATTGCAAGACGCCATGGTTCCTGGTGTTGAACCCCGACATCCGTTTCGACAACGACGTGCTCGGCCCGTTGCGCGACCAAGCCGCCGCCCGAAGCGGCCTGCTGACGCCCCGCATCCTGGAGCCAGGCAAGGCGGCGCCCGAGCAGCATCGCGCGGTCATCACGCCGCTGGAGATCGTCTCCCGCAAACGCCACGACTATGTGCGCCCGGCGGTGCCGGCCTGGATTCCGGGGCTCTTCATGCTGTTTCGCAGCAAGGCGTATGGCGGCATCGAGGGGTTCGACGAGCGCTTTTTCATGTACGGGGAAGATTTCGATATCTGTGCCCGCCTGAGGCTGGCGGGCTGGAACCTGCAGGTCGCGGAAGACCTGTTGGCGCTGCACGACGCGCGACGCGCCAGCCACCGCAGCAAGCGGCATCTCTACTGGCATCTCTCGAGCCTCCTGCGGGTCTGGGCGTCGGCCACGTTCTGGCGCTACCGCAAGCTGCCGACGCAAAGTTAG
- a CDS encoding acyltransferase family protein, whose translation MLVSPAPAHLTHPKYRPDIDGLRAVAVLSVVGYHAFPKWIRGGFIGVDIFFVISGFLISTIILGSLAGKGFSYREFYARRIRRIFPALLPVMALTFAFGWYVLLADEFSQLGKHVTASAGFVSNLVLWGEAGYFDTAAEAKPLLHLWSLAVEEQFYIVWPLLLGLAWRFKGARGLMLWMGVATALSFLLNVAGVHRHADATFYSPLSRLWELAAGGLLAHTAMRRTAEARPVRGAQLRSIGGVALIGLGLATIQQSKAFPGWWAILPVVGAYLCISAGMGAWLNRVVLGSRPFVWVGLISYPLYLWHWPLLAFARIVEGGTPPLAVRIGAVAASFALAWLTYRFIERPIRQSEGHGAVKVLAVSMVVLAVVGAVAFFKLLPPRNSDPTLQAIVSAGSDWDYPGDMRSIVREGQDIYRLGQGKERVLLLGDSHVEQYAPRAMALARTEPDRLNDLFFATRGACPPIPNLVEERDPGCAERVDIMLRFAQSPEIDTVVLGGCWACYFDVGPQPPPPDAPPVADHYYLREGGVRHMLRGGDGVERAYQALATTIRSLKAAGKKVYLILNVPVGPGFEPKTMITGSRLKTISATRAGPTAPLTASQQAIHDRLQRIALDNGAVVIDPMAMLCQPAGQCTRSDAQDVPIYKDASHLRATYVSRFASFLDAAIAQPKP comes from the coding sequence ATGTTGGTTTCCCCCGCCCCCGCTCATCTAACCCATCCAAAATACCGTCCCGACATCGACGGTCTGCGTGCCGTCGCGGTGCTGTCCGTCGTGGGCTACCACGCGTTTCCCAAGTGGATCCGCGGTGGCTTCATCGGCGTCGACATCTTCTTCGTGATCTCGGGCTTCCTGATCTCCACGATCATTCTGGGCAGCCTCGCGGGCAAGGGCTTCAGCTACCGCGAGTTCTATGCGCGGCGCATCCGGCGCATCTTCCCGGCGTTGCTGCCGGTGATGGCGCTGACCTTTGCCTTCGGCTGGTACGTGTTGCTGGCGGACGAGTTCAGTCAGCTCGGCAAGCACGTCACCGCCAGCGCGGGCTTCGTGTCCAACCTGGTCTTGTGGGGCGAGGCGGGCTATTTCGACACCGCCGCCGAAGCGAAGCCGTTGCTGCACCTGTGGTCGCTCGCGGTCGAAGAGCAGTTCTACATTGTCTGGCCGCTGCTGCTGGGGCTGGCGTGGCGCTTCAAGGGCGCGCGCGGGCTCATGCTGTGGATGGGCGTGGCGACCGCCTTGTCGTTCTTGTTGAATGTGGCGGGCGTGCATCGGCATGCAGACGCGACCTTCTATTCGCCGCTCTCGCGCCTCTGGGAACTGGCGGCGGGCGGGCTGCTGGCGCACACCGCCATGCGGCGCACCGCAGAAGCCCGGCCGGTGCGTGGCGCGCAGCTGCGCAGCATTGGGGGCGTGGCGCTCATCGGGCTGGGGCTGGCCACCATCCAGCAGAGCAAGGCCTTCCCGGGCTGGTGGGCGATCCTGCCGGTGGTGGGCGCCTACCTGTGTATTTCCGCCGGCATGGGCGCATGGCTCAACCGCGTGGTGCTGGGGTCGCGGCCGTTCGTGTGGGTCGGCCTCATCAGTTACCCGCTGTACCTGTGGCACTGGCCGTTGCTGGCGTTTGCGCGCATCGTCGAGGGCGGCACGCCGCCACTCGCCGTGCGCATCGGTGCCGTGGCGGCGTCGTTTGCCTTGGCCTGGTTGACCTATCGTTTTATCGAGCGGCCGATCCGCCAGAGCGAGGGGCACGGCGCGGTGAAGGTGCTGGCAGTGAGCATGGTGGTGCTGGCGGTCGTGGGCGCCGTCGCGTTCTTCAAGCTTCTGCCGCCGCGCAACAGCGATCCGACCCTGCAGGCCATCGTGTCGGCCGGAAGCGATTGGGATTACCCTGGCGACATGCGCTCGATCGTGAGGGAGGGGCAGGACATCTACCGGCTCGGCCAGGGCAAGGAGCGCGTCCTGCTGCTCGGCGACAGCCATGTCGAGCAATACGCGCCGCGCGCGATGGCGCTTGCACGCACCGAGCCCGACCGGCTGAACGACCTCTTCTTCGCGACGCGGGGCGCCTGCCCGCCGATTCCCAATCTCGTGGAAGAACGCGACCCCGGTTGCGCGGAGCGCGTCGACATCATGCTGCGCTTTGCCCAAAGCCCGGAAATCGACACGGTGGTGCTCGGTGGCTGCTGGGCCTGCTATTTCGACGTGGGCCCGCAACCGCCACCACCGGATGCACCGCCGGTGGCCGACCACTACTATCTGCGCGAAGGCGGCGTGCGGCACATGCTGCGCGGTGGCGACGGCGTGGAGCGCGCCTACCAGGCGCTGGCCACGACGATCCGTTCGCTCAAGGCTGCGGGCAAGAAGGTTTACCTGATCCTCAATGTGCCGGTGGGTCCGGGCTTCGAGCCCAAGACGATGATCACCGGCAGCCGCCTGAAGACCATTTCTGCGACGCGTGCTGGCCCGACTGCCCCCCTGACGGCATCGCAGCAAGCGATTCATGACCGTCTGCAGCGCATCGCCCTGGACAACGGCGCCGTGGTGATCGACCCGATGGCGATGCTGTGCCAGCCTGCAGGGCAATGCACCCGAAGCGATGCGCAGGACGTGCCGATCTACAAGGACGCGTCGCATTTGCGTGCGACCTATGTCAGCCGCTTTGCCAGTTTCCTCGATGCCGCCATCGCGCAGCCCAAACCATGA
- a CDS encoding glycosyltransferase family 4 protein — protein MIALIVISFLVSAFSVQIFMRRARRHARRYGADMPQRFHKGHVPRLGGAGILLGMGVGWLAAGVTGTDPFNVAWPIKLSALTLLAIAPAVLAGIAEDVTQSVSVRYRLGLTVGSALLLCWLLGLGVFRTGFPIIDGGLLAMPYAAVLFAVLGIGGLPHAFNIIDGYNGLAGTVAVLVCLAISHVALQVGDRQLAAMMLCVVGATLGFLIWNYPRGKIFAGDGGAYVWGMVIAVACVTLVQRHPIVSPWFPMLLLIYPVWETLFSIYRKVARGQSPGTADALHFHQLIFRRIVRVAFADDEARQLLARNNRTSPYLWIFAALSVVPAVLFWNNTLVLMLFCLLFVTTYVVAYLMIVRFKVPRWLRP, from the coding sequence ATGATTGCCCTGATCGTCATCAGTTTTCTCGTTTCCGCCTTCTCGGTGCAAATTTTCATGCGCCGGGCGCGGCGGCATGCGCGCCGCTACGGCGCCGACATGCCCCAGCGTTTTCACAAGGGCCACGTGCCGCGCCTCGGTGGTGCGGGCATCCTGCTCGGCATGGGCGTCGGCTGGCTGGCCGCCGGCGTGACCGGCACGGACCCGTTCAACGTCGCGTGGCCGATCAAGCTGTCGGCGCTGACGTTGCTGGCGATCGCGCCGGCCGTCCTCGCGGGCATTGCGGAGGACGTGACGCAAAGCGTGTCGGTGCGCTACCGGCTGGGCCTCACCGTGGGCTCGGCACTGCTGCTGTGCTGGTTGCTCGGGCTCGGCGTGTTCCGCACCGGCTTCCCGATCATCGATGGCGGGTTGCTCGCGATGCCCTATGCCGCGGTGCTGTTCGCGGTGCTCGGCATCGGCGGCCTGCCTCACGCGTTCAACATCATCGACGGCTACAACGGGCTGGCCGGAACGGTGGCGGTGCTGGTGTGCCTGGCCATCTCGCACGTCGCGCTGCAGGTCGGCGACCGCCAGCTCGCCGCGATGATGCTGTGCGTGGTGGGCGCCACGCTCGGCTTCCTGATCTGGAACTACCCGCGCGGCAAGATCTTCGCGGGCGACGGCGGGGCCTACGTTTGGGGCATGGTGATCGCCGTGGCCTGCGTGACGCTGGTGCAACGGCACCCGATCGTCTCGCCGTGGTTCCCGATGCTGCTGCTCATCTACCCGGTCTGGGAAACGCTGTTTTCGATCTACCGCAAGGTGGCGCGCGGGCAGTCGCCGGGCACGGCCGATGCGCTGCACTTTCACCAGCTGATCTTCCGGCGCATCGTGCGCGTGGCCTTCGCCGACGATGAAGCCCGGCAACTGCTCGCACGCAACAACCGCACCTCGCCGTATCTCTGGATCTTTGCCGCGCTGTCGGTGGTGCCGGCCGTTCTTTTCTGGAACAACACCCTCGTGCTGATGCTGTTCTGTCTTCTGTTCGTCACGACCTACGTGGTCGCCTACTTGATGATCGTGCGCTTCAAGGTGCCGCGCTGGCTGCGCCCTTGA
- a CDS encoding glycosyltransferase family 2 protein, whose protein sequence is MKRLSQLFRLAGKALRLGPQLMGRLPQAWRVYRKAGRKGVMWELRRRARPGNDYPAWVAANDTLSPTQRSRLVERVSTMASTPLISVVMPAYNPDPVWLRAAIESVRSQLYPHWELCIADDASPSQAVRDMLRQYSETDPRIKVVFRPKNGHISAASNSALEVASGAWIALMDHDDLLAEHALLCIADCIAAHPDVQLIYSDEDKIDEQGRRSDPYFKPDWNIDLFRSQNMFSHLGVLSTALVRAVGGFRLGMEGSQDWDLVLRCVERIRPEQVQHVPRVLYHWRIHAESTARSMNAKPYAAVAGERALNEHYGRLDVAARAEYVGFGYRTHYELPAPPPLVSIIIPTRNALKLMRQCVESIVAKTTYPNYEIIIVDNASDDAAALAYFETLAKRPDVRVMRDARDFNYSALNNAAVEAATGELIALVNNDIEVMTPEWLSEMVALACQPGVGAVGARLWYPDMTVQHAGVLLGVGGLAVHANKGLPRGLNGYAGRAALVQSFSAVTAACLVIRKSIYQEVGGLDEVHLKVAFNDVDLCLRVREAGYRNVWTPYAELIHHESATRGDDVAPEKRARFERETAYMHSRWADLLQRDPSYNPNLTATSEDFSYACPPRVEAL, encoded by the coding sequence ATGAAACGCCTTTCCCAGTTGTTTCGACTCGCAGGCAAGGCGTTGCGGCTCGGCCCCCAGTTGATGGGCCGTTTGCCGCAGGCATGGCGTGTGTACCGCAAGGCGGGCCGCAAGGGCGTGATGTGGGAACTGCGGCGCCGCGCGCGGCCGGGCAACGACTATCCCGCATGGGTGGCGGCAAATGACACCTTGAGCCCGACCCAGCGCAGCCGCCTCGTCGAGCGTGTCTCAACGATGGCTTCGACACCGCTCATCTCGGTCGTGATGCCGGCCTACAACCCCGACCCGGTGTGGCTGCGTGCGGCGATCGAATCGGTGCGTTCGCAGCTCTATCCGCACTGGGAGCTGTGCATCGCCGACGATGCTTCGCCGTCGCAGGCGGTGCGCGACATGCTGCGTCAGTACAGCGAAACCGATCCACGCATCAAGGTCGTCTTCCGGCCGAAGAACGGGCACATCTCTGCCGCGTCCAACAGCGCACTCGAAGTCGCGAGCGGCGCGTGGATCGCGCTGATGGACCACGACGATCTCCTGGCAGAACACGCGTTGTTGTGCATCGCCGACTGCATCGCCGCGCATCCCGACGTGCAGCTCATCTATTCCGACGAGGACAAGATCGACGAGCAGGGACGCCGGTCCGATCCGTACTTCAAGCCCGACTGGAACATCGATCTCTTCCGGTCGCAGAACATGTTCAGCCACCTCGGCGTGCTGTCGACCGCGCTGGTGCGCGCCGTCGGTGGTTTTCGCCTCGGCATGGAAGGTTCGCAAGACTGGGACCTGGTGCTGCGCTGCGTCGAGCGCATCCGGCCCGAGCAGGTGCAGCATGTGCCGCGCGTGCTCTACCACTGGCGTATTCATGCCGAAAGCACCGCGCGGTCCATGAACGCGAAGCCCTACGCGGCGGTGGCAGGCGAGCGGGCCCTGAATGAACACTACGGTCGGCTGGACGTGGCGGCACGCGCCGAATACGTCGGCTTCGGCTACCGCACGCATTACGAACTCCCTGCGCCGCCGCCGCTGGTGTCGATCATCATCCCGACGCGCAACGCGCTGAAGCTCATGCGGCAGTGCGTCGAGTCAATCGTGGCCAAGACGACCTATCCGAACTACGAAATCATCATCGTGGACAACGCGTCTGACGACGCTGCGGCGCTGGCGTATTTCGAAACGCTGGCCAAGCGACCCGATGTTCGCGTGATGCGCGATGCGCGCGACTTCAACTACTCCGCGCTCAACAACGCAGCCGTGGAAGCGGCCACCGGCGAGCTGATCGCGCTGGTCAACAACGACATCGAGGTCATGACGCCCGAGTGGCTGTCCGAAATGGTGGCGCTCGCCTGCCAGCCCGGCGTGGGCGCCGTCGGCGCGCGGCTGTGGTACCCCGACATGACGGTCCAGCATGCGGGGGTGCTGTTGGGTGTCGGTGGCCTTGCGGTGCATGCCAACAAGGGGCTGCCGAGGGGATTGAACGGCTATGCGGGCCGGGCTGCATTGGTGCAGTCGTTCTCTGCCGTCACGGCTGCCTGCCTGGTCATTCGCAAATCGATCTACCAGGAAGTCGGCGGCCTCGACGAAGTCCACCTCAAGGTCGCGTTCAACGACGTCGACCTGTGCCTGCGGGTGCGCGAAGCGGGTTACCGCAATGTGTGGACTCCCTATGCCGAACTGATCCACCATGAATCCGCGACGCGGGGTGACGACGTTGCGCCTGAAAAACGCGCCCGGTTCGAGCGGGAGACGGCGTATATGCATTCGCGATGGGCCGACCTGCTGCAGCGCGATCCTTCGTACAACCCGAACCTGACGGCGACCAGCGAAGACTTCAGCTACGCGTGTCCGCCGCGCGTCGAAGCGCTGTGA
- a CDS encoding UxaA family hydrolase: MNPFIRLHPADDVVIARAQLVGGVSVEGVAVRGLIPAGHKVAMRAIATGEPVRRYNQIIGFASRPIAPGEHVHTQNLDMGPDKGHFERDYAHGADVKPAPAKREATFMGIRRADGRVATRNYIGVLTSVNCSATAARAIADHFSRKTNPGALADFPNVDGIVALTHGTGCGMDTQGMGMQILERTLTGYATHPNFAGVLVVGLGCEANQINAWLATGHLAEGENFRTFNIQDTGGTRKTVEKGIALINEMLPRANAVTREPCSAAHITIGLQCGGSDGYSGISANPALGAAVDLLVAHGGTAILSETPEVYGAEHLLTRRAVKREVGEKLVKRIEWWERYTEINQGEMNNNPSPGNKAGGLTTILEKSLGAVAKGGTSNLEAVYEYAEPVTAHGFVYMDTPGYDPVSATGQVAGGANVICFTTGRGSAYGCAPSPSLKLATNSALWQRQEEDMDINCGEIVDGTASIQEMGQRIFELVLATASGEQSKSEKHGYGQNEFVPWQVGAVM, translated from the coding sequence ATGAATCCTTTTATCCGTCTTCATCCAGCCGACGATGTGGTGATCGCGCGCGCACAGCTCGTGGGCGGCGTCAGCGTCGAAGGCGTGGCGGTGCGCGGTCTGATCCCGGCCGGCCACAAGGTTGCGATGCGCGCCATCGCAACGGGCGAGCCGGTGCGCCGCTACAACCAGATCATCGGCTTCGCGAGCCGCCCCATTGCACCGGGCGAGCACGTGCACACGCAAAACCTCGACATGGGGCCCGACAAGGGCCACTTCGAGCGCGACTACGCCCACGGCGCCGACGTGAAGCCGGCGCCCGCGAAACGCGAGGCGACCTTCATGGGCATCCGGCGCGCCGACGGTCGCGTGGCCACGCGCAACTACATCGGCGTGCTGACCAGCGTGAACTGCTCGGCCACGGCCGCACGGGCCATCGCCGATCACTTTTCGCGCAAGACGAACCCGGGCGCGCTCGCGGATTTTCCGAACGTCGACGGCATCGTCGCGTTGACGCACGGCACCGGCTGCGGCATGGACACGCAGGGCATGGGCATGCAGATCCTCGAACGCACGCTCACCGGCTACGCGACGCACCCCAACTTCGCCGGCGTGCTGGTGGTCGGGCTGGGCTGCGAGGCCAACCAGATCAACGCCTGGCTCGCGACCGGGCACCTGGCCGAAGGCGAGAACTTCCGCACCTTCAACATCCAGGACACCGGCGGCACGCGCAAGACGGTGGAGAAGGGTATCGCGCTGATCAACGAGATGCTGCCGCGTGCCAACGCGGTGACGCGCGAGCCCTGCAGCGCGGCGCACATCACGATCGGACTGCAATGCGGCGGCTCGGACGGCTATTCGGGCATCAGCGCGAACCCGGCGCTCGGTGCGGCGGTCGATCTGCTGGTCGCCCATGGCGGCACCGCCATCCTCAGCGAAACACCCGAGGTGTACGGCGCCGAGCACCTGCTGACGCGCCGCGCCGTGAAGCGCGAAGTGGGCGAGAAGCTGGTGAAACGCATCGAATGGTGGGAGCGCTACACCGAGATCAACCAGGGCGAGATGAACAACAATCCCTCGCCCGGCAACAAGGCGGGCGGACTGACCACCATCCTCGAGAAGTCGCTGGGCGCGGTCGCCAAGGGCGGCACCAGCAACCTCGAAGCGGTGTACGAATACGCAGAGCCGGTGACGGCGCACGGCTTCGTCTACATGGACACGCCGGGCTACGACCCGGTGAGCGCGACCGGCCAGGTGGCGGGTGGCGCCAACGTGATCTGCTTCACCACGGGACGCGGCTCGGCTTACGGCTGCGCGCCCTCGCCTTCGCTCAAGCTCGCGACCAATTCGGCGTTGTGGCAGCGGCAGGAAGAGGACATGGACATCAACTGCGGCGAGATCGTGGACGGCACCGCGTCGATCCAGGAGATGGGCCAGCGCATCTTCGAGCTGGTGCTGGCGACGGCTTCCGGTGAGCAGTCGAAGAGCGAGAAGCATGGCTATGGCCAGAACGAATTCGTGCCATGGCAAGTCGGCGCGGTGATGTAA
- a CDS encoding glycosyltransferase has protein sequence MLDVSVALCTRNGARYLAAQVASVCDQQPVPREIVLSDDGSTDNGMAIVREALAKRGADAPTLTVLQNAPPLGVTRNFEQAATACRSALIALCDQDDVWHAGRLARMVAQFEARPDLLLLHSDALLVDGDLKPLGSTLFTALEIKPEELAAIANGRAFEALQRRNLVTGATTVFRRSLLAAALPFPPEWVHDEWLAAIASATGRMDVLPEPLIDYRQHAANQIGARRPTFKQKLAKALAPRGTKHVERLRRAEVLLQRLQALGAEVPAKYVDAQRAKVAHQRFRTELPPSRAVRWLPVLIAAARGRYARFDRGWQSVMQDLLERG, from the coding sequence GTGCTAGACGTCTCCGTCGCCCTCTGCACGCGCAACGGCGCCCGCTACCTCGCCGCCCAGGTCGCCAGCGTGTGCGACCAGCAACCGGTACCGCGCGAAATCGTGCTGTCCGACGACGGCTCGACCGACAACGGCATGGCCATCGTCCGCGAGGCGCTGGCAAAGCGGGGTGCCGATGCGCCGACCTTGACCGTGCTGCAGAACGCACCACCGCTCGGCGTGACCCGCAACTTCGAGCAGGCGGCGACCGCGTGCCGAAGCGCGCTGATCGCCCTTTGCGACCAGGACGATGTGTGGCACGCAGGCCGGCTCGCCCGCATGGTGGCGCAGTTCGAGGCGCGTCCAGACCTGTTGCTGCTGCACTCCGATGCGCTCCTGGTCGATGGCGACCTGAAGCCGCTCGGATCGACCCTCTTCACCGCGCTTGAAATCAAGCCGGAAGAATTGGCGGCCATTGCGAACGGACGGGCCTTCGAGGCCCTGCAACGCCGCAACCTGGTGACCGGCGCCACCACCGTTTTCAGGCGATCCCTGCTGGCCGCGGCGCTGCCGTTCCCGCCCGAATGGGTCCACGACGAATGGCTGGCCGCGATCGCCAGCGCAACGGGGCGAATGGACGTGCTGCCCGAGCCGCTCATCGACTACCGCCAGCACGCCGCCAACCAGATCGGCGCGCGACGTCCGACGTTTAAGCAAAAGCTCGCGAAGGCATTGGCGCCCCGCGGCACCAAGCACGTGGAGCGATTGCGAAGGGCGGAGGTGCTGTTGCAGCGTCTGCAAGCGCTGGGCGCCGAGGTACCGGCGAAATATGTCGACGCACAACGCGCCAAGGTCGCGCACCAGCGCTTCCGGACCGAGCTGCCGCCCTCGCGCGCCGTGCGCTGGCTGCCCGTGTTGATCGCCGCCGCCCGAGGCCGCTATGCGCGCTTCGACCGCGGCTGGCAATCCGTGATGCAGGACCTGCTCGAGCGCGGCTAA
- a CDS encoding malate/lactate/ureidoglycolate dehydrogenase — MSRTLQAALLRSQCAAILEAAGSSSAEANQVAENLVLANLSGHDSHGVGMLPRYVDAVAEGGLTPNASVKANVDIGTMLALDGQRGYGQIVGVEAMDLGIARARQHGSCIMTLSNAHHLGRIGHFAEMATAEGLVSMHFVNVLSRPVVAPWGGGDGRFGTNPCCIGVPLAGAEPFLLDFATSRVAQGKMRVAHNKGEQVPDGYLIDETGAPTNDPGVVVVPQANGLFGALMTFGEHKGYGMAMACELLGGALSGGGTWHRPADTARSVLNGMLTILIDPAKLGTEASFAAEATAFVDWLRQSPPGAGFDHVQIAGEPERAARVARERDGIWLDDATWGEIVAAGGKVGVSVAA; from the coding sequence ATGTCCAGAACTCTTCAGGCGGCGCTGCTGCGCTCGCAATGTGCTGCTATCCTCGAGGCCGCCGGCAGTTCGTCGGCCGAGGCCAACCAGGTCGCTGAGAACCTCGTGCTGGCCAACCTGAGCGGCCACGACTCGCACGGGGTCGGCATGCTGCCGCGCTATGTCGATGCGGTGGCCGAGGGCGGGCTCACGCCGAATGCATCGGTCAAGGCGAACGTCGACATTGGCACGATGCTCGCGCTCGACGGCCAGCGGGGCTACGGGCAGATCGTCGGCGTCGAGGCGATGGACCTGGGCATCGCGCGCGCCCGACAGCATGGGAGCTGCATCATGACCTTGTCGAACGCGCACCACCTCGGCCGCATCGGGCACTTCGCCGAGATGGCGACGGCCGAAGGCCTGGTCTCGATGCACTTCGTGAACGTGCTGTCGCGGCCCGTGGTCGCGCCATGGGGCGGCGGCGACGGGCGCTTCGGCACCAACCCGTGCTGCATCGGCGTCCCGCTGGCCGGCGCCGAACCGTTCCTGCTCGACTTCGCGACCAGTCGCGTCGCGCAAGGAAAGATGCGGGTCGCACACAACAAGGGCGAGCAGGTGCCCGACGGCTACCTGATCGACGAGACAGGTGCACCCACCAACGACCCCGGCGTGGTGGTCGTGCCGCAAGCCAATGGCTTGTTCGGCGCGCTGATGACCTTCGGCGAGCACAAGGGCTACGGCATGGCGATGGCGTGCGAGCTGCTCGGCGGGGCGCTGAGCGGCGGCGGCACCTGGCACCGGCCCGCCGACACCGCACGCAGCGTGTTGAACGGCATGCTGACCATCCTCATCGATCCCGCGAAGCTCGGCACCGAAGCCAGCTTCGCGGCGGAAGCGACCGCTTTCGTCGACTGGCTGCGACAGAGCCCACCGGGCGCCGGTTTCGACCATGTGCAGATCGCCGGCGAGCCGGAACGCGCCGCGCGCGTCGCACGCGAGCGCGACGGCATCTGGCTGGACGACGCGACCTGGGGAGAGATCGTGGCCGCCGGCGGCAAGGTCGGCGTCAGCGTCGCGGCCTGA
- the slmA gene encoding nucleoid occlusion factor SlmA, with product MPNEETAAAGPDLQSDATPAPVRKRPKPGERRVQILQALAAMLEQPGAERVTTAALAARLDVSEAALYRHFASKAQMFEGLIDFIEQSIFSLVNQITERDAPGKEQAARVIAMLVQFAEKNPGMTRVMVGDALVYENERLQQRMNQFFDKIEASLRQALRGAATVEGSATPTVDAQVRASALTAFAVGRLQRFARSGFRRLPSEHLDASVALML from the coding sequence ATGCCAAACGAAGAGACAGCTGCTGCCGGACCTGACCTCCAAAGCGACGCCACGCCTGCGCCCGTGCGCAAGCGCCCGAAGCCGGGCGAGCGCCGCGTCCAGATCCTGCAGGCGCTGGCCGCCATGCTCGAGCAGCCCGGCGCCGAGCGCGTGACCACGGCGGCGCTGGCCGCGCGGCTCGATGTGAGCGAGGCCGCGCTCTATCGGCACTTCGCCAGCAAGGCGCAGATGTTCGAAGGGCTGATCGACTTCATCGAACAGAGCATCTTTTCGCTGGTCAACCAAATCACCGAACGCGACGCGCCCGGCAAAGAACAGGCGGCCCGCGTCATTGCGATGCTGGTCCAGTTCGCGGAAAAAAACCCCGGCATGACGCGCGTCATGGTCGGCGATGCACTCGTCTACGAAAACGAGCGCCTGCAGCAACGCATGAACCAGTTCTTCGACAAGATCGAAGCCAGCCTGCGGCAAGCGCTGCGTGGCGCTGCCACGGTCGAAGGGTCGGCCACGCCCACGGTGGACGCGCAGGTGCGGGCATCGGCGCTCACGGCCTTTGCGGTCGGGCGCCTCCAGCGCTTTGCGCGCTCGGGCTTCCGGCGCCTGCCTTCAGAGCATCTGGACGCCAGCGTCGCCTTGATGCTTTGA